A stretch of the Clostridium fungisolvens genome encodes the following:
- a CDS encoding sugar kinase — MRVAGFGEIMLRLSTNKGMMITNSSSFNAHYGGGEANVLISLSKLGVDSRYISKVSDDSIGDAIINYLNSHRVETNFVSKGKDRTGIYFLEVGSGNRSSKVIYDRSNSAFSNIKFGEIDIKAALKDVDVFHFSGITLALSEEIRKLTMEILKHCKENNILVSYDSNYRAKLWSLEEASKATFEVLPYVNILSAGILDAENILKMNCEYKDKYEKLKYYYDEITERYTNIKHIFSSVREMKSVSVNTLQCNYYTNKMLNSSKVYSIDDIVDRVGGGDALTAGMLYCILNNKTPEYTAEFATCASVLKHSIHGDANLVSRIDIEGLMDKGISRIDR, encoded by the coding sequence ATGAGAGTAGCTGGTTTTGGAGAGATAATGCTGAGATTATCTACAAATAAGGGTATGATGATTACAAATTCTAGTTCCTTCAATGCTCATTACGGTGGAGGAGAAGCAAATGTACTAATTTCACTTTCTAAACTTGGTGTAGATTCAAGATATATATCTAAAGTTTCAGATGATTCTATAGGTGATGCTATCATAAATTATCTAAATAGTCATAGAGTTGAAACGAATTTTGTTTCTAAGGGAAAAGATAGAACAGGTATATATTTTTTAGAAGTAGGAAGTGGAAACAGAAGCTCAAAGGTTATATATGATCGTAGTAATTCAGCTTTTAGTAATATAAAGTTTGGAGAAATAGATATTAAAGCAGCATTAAAAGATGTGGATGTATTTCATTTTTCAGGGATAACCTTAGCTCTTTCAGAAGAAATAAGAAAGTTAACCATGGAAATACTAAAACACTGCAAGGAAAATAATATATTAGTAAGCTATGATTCTAATTATAGGGCTAAGCTTTGGAGTTTAGAAGAAGCTAGTAAAGCAACCTTTGAGGTATTGCCTTATGTAAATATATTGTCTGCTGGAATATTAGATGCAGAAAATATTTTGAAAATGAACTGTGAATACAAAGATAAATATGAAAAATTAAAGTACTACTATGATGAAATAACTGAGAGATATACAAATATAAAACATATCTTCTCTTCAGTTAGAGAAATGAAGTCGGTGTCAGTTAATACATTACAATGCAATTACTATACTAATAAAATGCTTAATTCATCAAAAGTGTATTCTATAGATGATATAGTAGATAGAGTTGGTGGTGGAGATGCATTAACTGCTGGTATGCTTTACTGCATATTAAATAATAAAACACCAGAGTATACAGCAGAATTTGCTACCTGTGCTTCAGTTTTGAAACATAGCATACATGGTGATGCCAATCTGGTCTCAAGGATAGATATAGAAGGATTAATGGACAAGGGAATAAGTAGAATAGATCGTTAG